In Glycine max cultivar Williams 82 chromosome 15, Glycine_max_v4.0, whole genome shotgun sequence, the DNA window tgtctatGTTAAAATCAGGGTCGATCAATTACTCCACTCCATATGGGAAACAACTTCTACCCGTTGGTTCTAGCAAGAGATGTTGAACATCCAGGCTTACCTAGTAACAATTCTGGGTATTTTTTCAACACTAGCCTTTTGCCTCTTCATATATTCTGATCATGTAACTAATAATAAAGTGAAAaggtttatttaattaatcatgcaggttttgccCGGACTACCCTTCAACCCAACAAGGTATGGGGGAAGATAGTTCTCTGCATGAGAGGGCAAGGAGAAAGATTGAAAAAAGGCTTAGAAGTTCAAAGGGCTGGTGGGGTTGGTTTCATCCTTGGCAACAATAAACTAAATGGGAAAGATGTACCCTCTGATCCTCATTTTATTCCAGCCACCGGTGTGTCCTATGAGAATGCCTTAAAACTTATTCAATATGTTCATTCTACTCTAAACCCAATGGCTCAAATTCTACCAGGAACAACAGTGTTAGAAGCCAAACCAGCACCCTCGATGGCCTCCTTCTCTAGCAGGGGTCCAAATATAGTTGACCCCAATATTCTGAAGGTACTAATTAATTTCCATATGACTTACTTGATCActaagtgtgtgtttggatagCCTCTAAAATCATGATAGACCATGGTGAGGTGGGTCAATCTTAATTTTGACCAAATTTTGGATGTttgaattgttttcaaaattatggtagatttatgatgaaaaaaaatcatgagagTTAAACTAACTAGAAATAGTTTTTACttctatcaaaatcaatttcatttaaaatcaattttgtcacTAACATATACTAAATCAAtgtctttttctattttctttataagaatattttgataattaatctGTCTCAGTGTCCTTTCCTTTTTGGAGAAGACAGATTTTGTCCTAGATATTTGCCACAGTTGTCTCAAAATACTTTACTAAACAGAACAGTTGAAACCTTGTGTTGTATCATCATGCAATTGACTTCTCTCTAGTACATATATCAAAAGTAAGTAACatcaaatttctttttatcattttggaCTTTCAGCCTGACATTACATCCCCAGGAGTAGACATATTGGCAACATGGACAGCTGAAGAAGGCCCCACAGGAATGACATTTAACGACACGAGTGGTTAAATACAACATCTTCTCTGGAACTTCAATGCCATGCCCTCATGTTGCTGCTGCAGCTGTTCTTCTCAAAGCCATTCACCCTACTTGGAGCACTGCAGCTATAAGGTCTGCTCTCATGACTACAGGTaacttcaagatcaagatccATCCCCTCTTAATTTGGTACCACTTCCTTAGATGATTCACCTACTTCTTCACTCCTAAGTCACTAAACATAGTGGCAGTCAATAAACATGGTTTGCTGCTAGACCTGATCATATTTAGACCAATCTAATTTGAAAAACCACCAAATAAAGTAATACCAACCAAAGCATAATTGGCTGCATTTTGTCATCTATACGAGGGGAATGATTTATTGTTCTGTTTATATGGCAGTAATACTATGCAATTATATTATGAGAAATTCTACGGTGCcctgaaaaattaagaattttgctattattgtttaaaaaaactatCTCTTCCTATCCTTTCTCTTTATGTGTCCAAACTCATTTAGCTGTTGATCCAAAAAACAACTTACCAAATATTTTAGATTTCTCTGCCTACCATAACAATTATcttatattatataacaaagaattcaaaatttgagtGCATGTTAGTAGCTTCTGCGTTTTTCCATCCTATTGACTTGAAAATGCTACCAGATACATGTATTCAAACGTGCAAACAAACATAAACTAACTCTATATATAAGGGGAATTATATATTGCTTTGTTTTATATGGCATTAATACttagtaattatattatataaaacttcgtaccccattacccagaggctcttcgctatgcgaaggtatgggggagggatgttgtacgcagccttacccttgcatatgcaaaaagGCTGTTTCCGGtagtaattatattatataacaaaaagaattcagaatTCAAATGCATGTTTAGTTCTTCGTTTGACAATATTTGATCCTCATCAACGCAGAAGCTACAAATAATAGCTTTTGCGTTTCCTCATCCTGAAAATGCTACTAGACGCACGTATTTAATGTGCAAACAAATACAGACTAACTTGATCGTGGTAACAAGTCTATTACAACATCATTTTCAATTTGCCTGATCTGAATACTTTTCTCTTATTGTTGCCATGACAACAGACAACACTGACAATCCATTAACTGATGAAACTGGAAATCCTGCAACGCCTTTCGCAATGGGGTCTGGCCACTTAAACCCCAAAAGAGCAGCAGATGCTGGACTGGTTTTTGATGCCTCCTACATGGACTACCTTCTTTACACTTCCAACCTTGGAGTAACTCAAAACTTTAACATTACATATAACTGTCCAAAGTCATTTCTTGAACCCTTTGAGCTCAACTATCCATCCATACAAATCCATAGACTCTATTACACTAAGACCATTAAGAGGAATAACCAATGTTGGTAGGAGCAGGAATGTTTACAAGTTTAGTGCAGTGTCACCTAAGGAATACTCCATCACAGCCATTCCAAACATTCTGAAATTTAATCATGTTGAGCAGAAAATGAACCTCACCATCACAGTGACAGCAAATTGGAGCCAGATACTAACCAAGCATGGCCCAGATAAGTACTATTTTGGATGGTATGCATGGACTCACCAACATCACGTTGTAAGAAGCTCGGTGGCAGTGTCTTTTccataaaatgacattgagtctttttattttcattaatttatcgAAGTGCTTTTTCCTTCTGACATTTTACTTGTGCTTTCCAAAATTGGAGAATCTTGGAGAGACAGGAGACTGATAGGATACAGATTATTAGAGTGGTTGTGGTAGGACCATATGCTTAAGAATGTGAAAGTAATGTTATTTGAGGATTGAATACAAGATCAACACTAATGACATCATTGTTTTTTCTGCcgcttcttttcttttgtacCCTCTCTCTCACTTGAAATTATTCTGCATATTTTCTTTgaatctatttattattttgggcAAATCTTCCTAGCTTGTTGACATGGTTGAGCCTTACTTTAAGCACTCTCCAACAGGCGCCGATATTTTTATGAGGATCTTTCATTCGctttaaaatattactattcataaaaggaaataataaaatgtggAAAGAACTAAGATGGGTGTTAGTTTCGACTTGGTAGCTAAACGCCAAAGGAAAATCCAACATAAGGAATCTAATCATGGGTTTGGCGTGGGTGTTAGTTCTCAtttatttggtttttaaaaagtAAGAATCCAAAAAGGCAAAACCCAAATCAATAGAGATCAAACTTAATCAGTTCAGAACAAGTTGGGCCCGTTTGTGTGGAAAAGCAACAACACTGAACACAAAACAATTCATGATTCAATTTGTCAGGCTCATTAGGTTGATCCAGTATAAGGAATATCCCTAAACGCATAATTAATACAGGCAGAACTTAGCTAGAAAACTAGTTTCGAGTGTAGACATCAAATCTTATACATTAACAAATTTTGCTCTGAAATAAATGCCTATCTAAGTATCTATACGCTACAACATTGTCGTTTTTCAATTTAGGGTGCACCCATTTCCCTCAATGTAGTGCCTCTGATTGATCAGTAGCTATGTTGGACCGGGATGCACGACAATGAATCAAATTGGTGAGCCACTAATGCACCAGAAGGAGAACGCAACAAGATAAATCGCTTCGAAACGGCAGATCCCAGATATTAAGATCTAGTGGTGTCCTCATTGACATGTACTCATTTACCCATTTCAATTTGTTGATTTATTATCTTCCCATGCTTCTGTTCTAACTCTCACCCGTTCACCATTGAAGTGAATGTACTTCCATTTAAGCCCATATTGTTTTATAACCAGTTTCCGCTTCTCTTCGTCACCTAGTTCTCTAAAAGCTCTTGCCACTCTCCTGACCGTATCTTCATCAGGTTTTAGCCGCAACTCCTCCATGTCTGCAAATACCTGAACTTACAGATAAGAAGCAATATGTTAGGGCATAGAATAGTTAAATTCCGAATTGCAGGATAAATTCATGTAAGGGTGTAGTGAGACTAATGGTACAAAGAAAGATACATCAATAATCTTATCCGGCATATTATGATGATCATATAACGAGATCATCCTAGAAAACAATCTTTTTGAGACAGAGCGCATGTGGGCATGTATGATCATATTCCACAACGATTCTGCCTCGTCTACCCTCTTGTCCATATCAAATGCCAGAAGAAGGGTGTCATATGTTCCCATCGTTGCTCCTTGACCTTTGCTTAACATCCACTTAGCTACCTGAGAATTACCGAAGACTAATAATCAATCAGTATGATTATTTTCCATTCCTCTTAAGTAACCAAACATGAGATCATCAGGTCAAGAAGGAAAAAGTTATCATTCACAGAGCACCATAAGTTCATTTAACTCATACATATATGTGTATAATTTGCCAATCCTGAGATGTCAGAGAAATGTAGCTAAAAGTTAAAACTAATACATATTTATACAAACTAAACCTGGATGGCATTCTCAAGAATTGATGGATTAAACATtattaagaagaaaagagaaataaatgaaaGCATATGgatttatgaaatatataaaaaaatattcaagattCATGTCTATTTGTAAGTTGTAACTAGAATACATACTGTTACTTCAACAGCTGAGGGAACATTTTGATGAGATAATGACCATTTTCATTTATGTATTACCTCAAACCATATGCTAAATTTAAAGCACAtctaagcaatttcagcattaGTTAACgctcaaattaatttatcaaaagttTTTACAATAAGCCATCATCCATCATTCATTTCATGAGgatatgacaattttaaatcCCAGAGAACTTTAAACAAAGGGATATCAACTCTAGGGGCTTGTTATGAAAACACGACTTTTCAGTCATCAAACAAACAGAATATTTGTTGTCAAATATTCTTTAAAAGTTCATAAAGGCAAACAAAGCACTAGGTATGATACATAACAAGAATTCTTTAGAATAGTTATGATCTTACTTGAATTACACGAACCCAGTGACCCCTTTTCCTTAAGATTTTTAAAGCCTTAGACACTGCAATCACAGGGAACTCTGTTTCCCAAGCTGTCCATTTGTCTAACGCCCCATAAACAGCCTCTTTCTCATTAGGGAGTTTATAAACCTGTCATTTCAAGTTTCACAAtgctcaaaatcaaaatcaacatAAGACTTTAGGATTAAAAGAACCCTTCCCTtgttcattaaattattttcttgataCTTTTTTACAATCAACTCATAGTATTTAATAAATGACTCATTTCATACCCGATATTACCAGCTTCTCCACATTCATCTGCACCTCCATAATCTGATAACTTATAAGAAATCAAGAATCCGTGGAGGAATTGAGGGAAAGTTGAGAAAACTCCAGAAACCAGAAGAAAGATgagaaaaaagagataaatcacTCTTTGTATTGGAGTGAAATGAATGTGCTCAATCTATTAACCGATAATAACAGTATgctatatataaaaagtaagtAACAGTTAAAGATagtaacaaaataattgaatctaacTAATCCAAACTAACATGTAACTGACAGACTAAGTTCAATTTTGAATACACAGGGAGATAAAATATTAATGGCAGTGCTGATGAATGTGGAGGAGAATCCAGTAATACCCCAAACCTACGATTCTGAATGAAAAGGATATCAAAGGGTAGGCAAACATACAGTTCTAACAAGAGCAAGTGCCTTTTGGCCAGACTGAGCAGAATCTCTACTTTTCCACAAGTGGTGCTCTTTCTTTCCTGTTGTCTTCTTCCCTTTTCTGCATTCCAGGTAAAACAAATAATTCATATAACCAAGAATGCATTAGAAGATGATGAAAATAGAATGAATAACCTACTTCTCCATGGGACCACCACTTTTGTGGCTAAATTTGGATCGGACAATCGTGCATTGGATACAACTTGTCTGCAATCAAAGcagattatttcaaaatttcaaagccAAATACAAGAAATGCAATTATTATGCTATTTTCAGGAGCCGTTGTTACCTTCGGCAAGGCAGTTACTGCCATTGTTGAGAATTTATTCCCTAACAGAAGGGCTCTTGTTGGGTCCGTCTTAGCCTGAGTCAGAAGAGAAGAATACACAATTACAACAATACAACGGCTTCTTTcttggtgaaaaaaaaaaaaaaaaaaaaaaaaaacagctttACCTGACATACTCGTGACAGGAGAAGAGGGGAAACAATTGAGCTTTCACATGTGATGGGCATCATGCTTTTCAAATTTGGGGAGATGTGTTTTCGACAGAGTGGAAGGGATATGTACCCTCTATTCCCTGCACTTCAACAAACCTCAGTCATTCCTTTTCATTGAACAAGACCTACCGCAAAAACTTTGCCATGCCATTTATCAGTATCACTTCTGTTTAACGAATTCACTCCCAAAACTAATTCTTTGGTTCTAAACTTATTAAGATCATCAGAGAAGCTTGCCTACACTCCTTTAgacaagtgtgtgtgtgtgagcagGGTACCGAACCTGATCATACATATAAGGATATAACgagtatatatatacatagcCTTTCAAAATTAAGAAGTCACTCTGTTCAGTACATAATCACACACAAAACACGTTAAATTTAAACCAGTAAAATGGTAATATTCAGAATCTTCTCTTGTTATGGTTTTgcctaagaatttaaattgcCTGCATTCAACAACCAATGTATTAAAAGAGAACTCGCTCTTCCATTTCGTTTATGCGTTTCTTCGAACACTTCATAGGCACAAGAAAATCAACacttattacaaaataaataatttttacatgttCTAGCATTCTGTCTTACATCAACTTCTAGTTACccaattattgataaaaaaagaaaaaaagaaaaaaaaaagaagaaacagaaacagCACAATAACAATATGCATGAAACAAATCATAGTAGAAGGGAAACAACTTCCCTTGGACGCAATTGATAGAGTAATAATACTGAGGCTAACACTTACCCAATAAAATAAATCTAGGTCGATTTTTCCTTAGCGTCACAGACGAGGGAAAATTTGCAGTATTTCATATGCTCTGAAGTCTGAACCGATGCACACTATTCAGCGCGCTATTTTCTGTGAACTTTGTGCCTTCAATCACCTGCAGTGCTGCATCTGGGATTAGGCTTTTGGGCTCAGTTTGTTATCGCCATTTTGGGCTTTTGGGGGTATAAAAAAGGAATTTACAGGCTATTGCATTTCCAAGTGTGTTTGAcatataaaacttttaaaatatcaattatttttattacatcacTTGTCATAATTACATCACTTGTAAGAATCTGTGTTGAAATCATTCAATAAACATACAAGACCTTTATATGGATTAGGCCAGGTCAAAATACATGGACGAATAAGTATCAGTAATACTCACTAAAAAATTATGGATATAAGTATAACTTTCTGAGCATTTAATACAATGAAACCTTGTATAAAAGATGAGACGTTTTTCTTAATAGTCTACATATAATTCCCATCTACTCTCTATCTAATGGCGTCGTATTGaatacaaaaaaggaaaagtggcCTCGTATCACTCTCATTAATACAAGATTAATTAgaagtattttgatttttaaagttCACTCAGCCACTCCCAAGTTTGGAAATTTAGCCGCATCATCATTAAATGGGTATTTGTGcctatgaaattatatttttcgttttgattctcttaaaattatttttccttattatattcttattaaaaaatattttatttcagttCTTCAAGTAAGAATTTTCTTTAAGtgatatcataaatttttttatcaataaatgttagtttattaattttataaaaaattattagtgaaaaaaatttgaacttttaatatttttttctttttttttcttcaccctTAAGTCATTCATTTCCATCCACTAGGTTAATCTTAAATTTTCAAGTAACACCATGACTAATGGTAGAGTTGTCAAACCATTAGAAATTAGATAATAGTCTTACTAGTTTTTAAACAATAGGatcaaaatggaaaaaaaattaatataaaagagacttatttcaaaactttgtaatttttttatagaatgaaTTTTAATATGCTATGCATTATTAGTTAGATTGGCCAAACTAAAACCATAATTTGCACTAAACCTAATATATCAACTCTTACACCAAATTCAGTCTAATTAACTTAAAATTGAGTTGGACTAATGGATATAGATCTTCCATGAAATGAAAGCCAGGAATTGCATTGAAAGCTCCATTAATTTCTTCGATAATTTTCATAGTCTTCTTTTACTTCAAATCTAAAAGTTAACATtaagaagataaaaaacaaTGTTGCAATAATATTATggtttcattaaaaataatttataaagacaacttttaaagataaaattattttcatcttcattagaaaaaaaataaatatatatatatatatgactaaattgtaaatttgatcCTCCTATTTGtcttataatttgattttggtccccctataatttaatttacgaatttagttctcaattttttatcatttctttattttagtCGTCAACCTCAAAATTGGATTTTAACTATTGTCAACGTTAACCTTCACGTGTTGTGCTTTTTATTGGACATTAATCGTCACGTGTTATGTTTTTATTGGACGTTAATTTCGTGTATCTAATTAACGTCAATATCCAATAAAAATCGCAACACGTGGTGATTAAGACAAGCAATTAACAGTTAACGTTCAATTTTGGAATTGAAAACTGAAATAATAGGATTGCAAAAAACTAAAAgactaaattaatcaattaagttATAAGAGAACCAAAATATGACAAATAGggaaatcaaatttataatttagcctatataaattaaattacaaatttagttacttatttatctcaaaattttgattttgttactTAACAATCTTGTTCACTGTTCCTAAACGCTACTATGGTGAGTACATTAGAGACACTTAAATTatattccatttcatttttaaaatatacatttcTCTTCCTTTAACATTAATGTGTTATATTTAAGTTTAGTACTTTAATATGATTAGtaactttaattttatgaataacgattatttattttttcatattagaaaatgaaataaggctttaaatgaaattttaaatccaaaaataaaatattctgcctttttaattactaaaatcaataataaaaaattaaaaattagatatttgtGGATGTTAAAAGTTTTGTTTATTGAAAGTAATTAAACTGTAACTGATCCATTTCAAATTAAGTTAAATCATTTATCATGGAAGATTATattgtgtatattttaaaacaagaaggagaagaatgCAATTTAAGTAATATATTCTCAGATTAAAGAAGGAGAATGTAATTTATTCCAATATAAAAGAAACTAATcctatacaaaaaataaataaacttaagaCAAAAATTCAGGAACTCTTGATATTTATATAGTTTTCATAAGAGTTAATACCAAGAGATATGAGAATGAAAATCCATTTCATTCACCACTGTCACATGTTCACCATTTCCAATTCTTGTTGAACAGTTAGACATCACACAGTTTCAATATATCCATATCACATGC includes these proteins:
- the LOC100792234 gene encoding pentatricopeptide repeat-containing protein At4g18975, chloroplastic isoform X2; the protein is MMPITCESSIVSPLLLSRVCQAKTDPTRALLLGNKFSTMAVTALPKTSCIQCTIVRSKFSHKSGGPMEKKGKKTTGKKEHHLWKSRDSAQSGQKALALVRTVYKLPNEKEAVYGALDKWTAWETEFPVIAVSKALKILRKRGHWVRVIQVAKWMLSKGQGATMGTYDTLLLAFDMDKRVDEAESLWNMIIHAHMRSVSKRLFSRMISLYDHHNMPDKIIDFRYLQTWRSCG
- the LOC100792234 gene encoding pentatricopeptide repeat-containing protein At4g18975, chloroplastic isoform X1 codes for the protein MMPITCESSIVSPLLLSRVCQAKTDPTRALLLGNKFSTMAVTALPKTSCIQCTIVRSKFSHKSGGPMEKKGKKTTGKKEHHLWKSRDSAQSGQKALALVRTVYKLPNEKEAVYGALDKWTAWETEFPVIAVSKALKILRKRGHWVRVIQVAKWMLSKGQGATMGTYDTLLLAFDMDKRVDEAESLWNMIIHAHMRSVSKRLFSRMISLYDHHNMPDKIIDVFADMEELRLKPDEDTVRRVARAFRELGDEEKRKLVIKQYGLKWKYIHFNGERVRVRTEAWEDNKSTN